In one window of Dyella thiooxydans DNA:
- the asd gene encoding archaetidylserine decarboxylase (Phosphatidylserine decarboxylase is synthesized as a single chain precursor. Generation of the pyruvoyl active site from a Ser is coupled to cleavage of a Gly-Ser bond between the larger (beta) and smaller (alpha chains). It is an integral membrane protein.) — MTFKVFLQYILPHRALSRVVYWATRWTFRPWKDWLIGTIVRNYQVDMAEAAQPDPRAYEHFNAFFTRVLKPGARQPDPDPATVLCPADGRISQAGAIEDGRIFQAKGQSFTAAELLGDDDSAKPYRNGRFVTVYLSPRDYHRVHMPLTGTLRETVHIPGRIFSVAPFAVEAIPRLFARNERLVCHFDGEHGPFAVVMVGAVLVSSVSTVWDGLVIPPYASDIRRKSFSGQDIRLERFAEMGRFNMGSTVILLLPPGTAEWDPLTSQQPVKVGQRLGHG; from the coding sequence ATGACTTTCAAGGTATTCCTGCAGTACATCCTGCCGCACCGCGCCTTGTCGCGGGTGGTCTACTGGGCCACCCGCTGGACTTTCCGCCCGTGGAAGGACTGGCTGATCGGCACCATCGTGCGCAACTACCAGGTCGACATGGCCGAGGCGGCGCAGCCGGACCCGCGCGCCTACGAGCACTTCAACGCCTTCTTCACCCGTGTGCTGAAGCCCGGCGCGCGCCAGCCCGACCCGGACCCCGCCACGGTGCTGTGCCCGGCCGACGGCCGCATCAGCCAGGCCGGCGCGATCGAGGACGGCCGCATCTTCCAGGCCAAGGGGCAGTCGTTCACCGCCGCCGAACTACTGGGCGACGACGACTCGGCCAAGCCGTACCGCAACGGCCGCTTCGTCACCGTCTACCTGTCCCCACGCGACTATCACCGCGTGCACATGCCGCTGACCGGCACCCTGCGCGAGACCGTGCACATCCCCGGCCGCATCTTCAGCGTGGCGCCGTTCGCGGTGGAGGCGATCCCACGCCTGTTTGCCCGCAACGAACGACTGGTCTGCCACTTCGACGGCGAGCACGGCCCGTTCGCCGTGGTGATGGTCGGAGCGGTGCTGGTCTCCTCCGTCTCCACCGTCTGGGACGGACTGGTGATCCCTCCCTATGCCTCGGATATCCGCCGCAAGTCCTTCTCCGGACAGGACATCCGGCTCGAGCGCTTTGCCGAGATGGGGCGCTTCAACATGGGCTCGACGGTGATCCTGCTGCTCCCCCCGGGCACGGCCGAATGGGACCCGCTCACCTCCCAGCAGCCCGTGAAGGTGGGCCAGCGCCTCGGGCACGGGTGA